A genomic segment from Peribacillus sp. ACCC06369 encodes:
- a CDS encoding ABC transporter ATP-binding protein codes for MDEPIIKVSGLRTSFRTDDGVIPVVNSIDFHVNPGEVLGIVGESGCGKSVTSLSIMGLVSSPAGKVEGEILFKGENIANASEAKMRKIRGNDIAMIFQEPMTSLNPVFTIGEQLVETLRIHKKWNKKQARQRVVEMLKLVGLGRAEELIDEYPHQLSGGMRQRVMIAMAMICEPKLLIADEPTTALDVTIQAQILELMKNLNKETDTAIMMITHDLGVVAQMCERVIVMYAGKVIEEGNVQTIFQNPKHPYTVGLLQSIPDMRIKKERLYSIPGNVPKPGTSSLGCQFAPRCSHAMERCLNETPSLMKFDEGQHVRCWLYEDGKGAALHESNIG; via the coding sequence ATGGACGAACCAATTATTAAGGTGAGTGGGCTGCGAACCAGTTTTCGTACTGACGATGGGGTGATCCCTGTCGTGAATTCAATCGATTTTCACGTCAATCCTGGTGAAGTTTTAGGTATTGTAGGAGAATCAGGATGCGGAAAAAGCGTAACTTCTTTGTCCATCATGGGTCTGGTTTCTTCACCTGCTGGTAAGGTGGAGGGAGAAATCCTTTTTAAAGGAGAGAATATCGCAAATGCCTCTGAAGCGAAAATGAGAAAAATTCGCGGGAATGATATAGCGATGATATTCCAGGAACCGATGACAAGTTTGAATCCTGTGTTCACTATTGGCGAGCAGTTGGTGGAGACGCTTCGGATACATAAAAAATGGAACAAAAAGCAGGCTCGGCAAAGAGTGGTAGAAATGTTGAAGCTGGTTGGCCTTGGTCGTGCCGAGGAATTGATTGATGAATATCCGCATCAACTTTCAGGTGGAATGAGACAAAGGGTCATGATAGCAATGGCCATGATCTGTGAGCCGAAACTCCTTATAGCCGATGAACCGACAACGGCTTTGGATGTGACGATCCAGGCACAAATCCTAGAGTTAATGAAGAATTTAAATAAAGAAACAGATACAGCAATCATGATGATTACCCATGATCTTGGCGTTGTGGCGCAAATGTGTGAACGTGTCATTGTCATGTATGCCGGCAAGGTAATAGAGGAAGGAAATGTGCAAACGATTTTCCAAAATCCTAAGCATCCTTATACGGTCGGATTACTTCAGTCGATTCCGGATATGCGGATAAAGAAAGAGCGACTTTACTCGATACCGGGTAATGTTCCAAAACCTGGGACAAGCAGCCTCGGTTGCCAGTTTGCCCCTCGGTGCTCCCATGCCATGGAGCGATGTTTGAATGAGACACCGTCTCTTATGAAATTTGATGAGGGCCAGCATGTTCGTTGCTGGCTGTATGAAGATGGGAAAGGAGCTGCCCTGCATGAATCAAACATTGGTTAA
- a CDS encoding VanZ family protein — translation MKKAFKLVLTLLPFLYMIAIWIMSSNPDDMILDLPSSSIDRFIKEALHLVEFALLYILLVSALAANQKLKPGLSLLAALVACLYGVIDEYHQSFIPYRTAALIDVIKDIIGVAAVYFHVQYHYFKRERGFLTIIEKLSANK, via the coding sequence ATGAAAAAAGCCTTTAAACTTGTGTTAACGTTATTGCCTTTTCTATATATGATTGCCATTTGGATAATGTCGAGCAACCCCGATGATATGATTCTTGATCTTCCCTCATCCTCAATTGACCGCTTTATCAAAGAGGCACTTCATCTGGTCGAATTTGCCCTTTTGTATATATTATTGGTTTCGGCCCTTGCTGCAAACCAAAAACTGAAACCTGGTTTAAGCCTGTTGGCGGCCCTTGTAGCTTGCCTTTACGGAGTTATTGATGAATACCACCAATCATTCATCCCATACCGCACCGCTGCCTTAATAGATGTAATTAAAGATATCATAGGAGTGGCTGCAGTCTATTTTCATGTCCAATATCATTATTTCAAGCGTGAACGCGGCTTTTTGACCATTATAGAAAAATTAAGCGCAAATAAATGA
- the fabZ gene encoding 3-hydroxyacyl-ACP dehydratase FabZ — protein MLDITQIKEIIPHRYPFLLVDRIIEIDEGKRAVGLKNVSANEEFFNGHFPDYPVMPGVLIVEALAQVGAVAVLKQEEYKGRLAFFAGIDNCRFKKQVKPGDQLRLEVEIVRMRGSMGKGKAVATVDGETACEADIMFAFGDK, from the coding sequence ATGCTTGATATCACACAAATAAAGGAAATTATTCCGCATCGTTATCCGTTTTTATTAGTGGACCGGATCATAGAAATAGATGAAGGGAAAAGAGCGGTGGGATTGAAGAATGTCTCGGCAAATGAAGAATTCTTTAATGGTCATTTTCCCGATTACCCAGTTATGCCTGGTGTGTTAATTGTAGAGGCATTAGCGCAAGTTGGCGCTGTAGCCGTTTTGAAACAAGAAGAATACAAAGGACGGCTTGCATTTTTCGCTGGGATTGATAATTGCCGTTTTAAAAAGCAAGTAAAACCAGGTGATCAACTACGTCTTGAAGTGGAAATAGTGCGTATGAGAGGGTCAATGGGTAAAGGAAAAGCAGTGGCAACGGTAGATGGGGAAACAGCATGTGAAGCCGATATCATGTTTGCTTTTGGTGACAAATAA
- a CDS encoding rod shape-determining protein, whose protein sequence is MFARDIGIDLGTANVLIHVKGKGIVLNEPSVVAIDKNTNRVLAVGEEARKMVGRTPGNIIAIRPLKDGVIADFDVTESMLKHFINTLNVKGFLSKPRILICCPTNITSVEQKAIKEAAEKSGGKKVFLEEEPKVAAIGAGMDIFQPSGNMVVDIGGGTTDIAVLSMGDIVTSSSIKMAGDKFDNEILHYIKRKYKLLIGERTAENIKIQVATVFPGSRNEVIDIRGRDMVSGLPRTISVNSKEIEEALREQVSIIVQAAKSVLERTPPELSADIIDRGVILTGGGALLHGIDLLLAEELKVPVLVAEHPMDCVAIGTGIMLDNMDKLPRHKFN, encoded by the coding sequence ATGTTTGCTAGAGATATTGGGATAGATCTTGGAACAGCCAATGTTCTTATACATGTCAAAGGTAAAGGAATTGTGTTAAATGAGCCTTCGGTAGTAGCGATTGATAAGAATACGAACCGTGTTCTTGCTGTCGGGGAAGAAGCTCGTAAAATGGTAGGCCGTACTCCAGGAAACATCATCGCAATTCGTCCTTTAAAAGACGGTGTCATTGCGGATTTTGATGTAACAGAATCGATGCTTAAGCATTTTATCAATACATTGAATGTGAAAGGTTTCCTTTCAAAGCCTAGAATTTTAATCTGCTGCCCGACCAACATAACAAGTGTCGAACAAAAGGCGATTAAAGAAGCTGCTGAAAAAAGCGGAGGGAAGAAAGTATTCCTTGAAGAAGAACCAAAAGTGGCTGCAATTGGTGCCGGCATGGATATTTTTCAACCAAGCGGCAATATGGTCGTAGACATTGGCGGGGGTACAACGGATATTGCCGTTCTTTCAATGGGGGATATCGTTACATCTTCTTCTATTAAAATGGCCGGTGACAAATTCGATAATGAAATTTTACATTATATCAAGCGGAAGTATAAGCTTCTGATTGGTGAACGTACAGCGGAAAACATTAAAATCCAGGTTGCAACCGTCTTCCCTGGTTCACGTAATGAAGTCATCGATATTCGTGGACGCGATATGGTATCAGGATTACCTAGGACCATTTCGGTCAATTCGAAAGAAATTGAGGAAGCTCTTCGCGAGCAGGTTTCCATCATTGTACAAGCTGCAAAAAGCGTACTTGAGCGGACGCCGCCTGAACTTTCTGCTGATATCATCGACCGCGGTGTCATTTTAACAGGTGGTGGAGCATTGCTTCACGGGATTGATTTACTCCTTGCTGAAGAACTTAAGGTACCAGTACTCGTTGCCGAGCACCCAATGGATTGTGTAGCAATCGGAACAGGGATCATGCTTGATAATATGGATAAATTGCCACGGCACAAATTCAACTAA
- a CDS encoding flagellar hook-basal body protein, giving the protein MLRGFYTAASGMLTQQRRTELLTNNMSNANTTGYKADQTSVRSFPEMLISNIGGKTIPTENKFSMSQLSQVGGLSTGVYVQEANPLFTQGTLEETQLNTDISLADENLPINEETGRQGSVFFTVQDGEGDVRYTRNGNFTLDGQGYLTTPAGHYVLNENNERIQLDSDRFTVTENGVILEGNVQTARMGIGYSDDPSSQLMKDGEGLYKAVNDGELPNAYAAADIGFSTKQGFLEGSNVDQSRSMTEMMSAYRSFEASQKVLQAYDKSLDKAVNEVGRL; this is encoded by the coding sequence ATGTTAAGAGGTTTTTATACGGCTGCTTCCGGGATGCTTACACAGCAAAGGCGCACAGAATTGCTCACAAACAATATGTCCAATGCGAATACAACAGGGTATAAAGCGGATCAAACGAGTGTAAGGTCGTTTCCTGAAATGCTTATCAGCAATATAGGTGGTAAAACGATTCCTACGGAGAACAAATTCAGTATGTCTCAATTATCCCAGGTTGGGGGGCTCAGTACGGGCGTTTACGTACAGGAGGCGAATCCTTTATTTACCCAGGGTACATTGGAGGAAACCCAGCTTAATACGGATATATCCTTGGCTGATGAAAACCTTCCGATCAATGAAGAAACCGGCCGGCAAGGGTCGGTGTTTTTTACTGTTCAGGATGGTGAGGGCGACGTCCGTTATACGCGTAACGGCAATTTCACTCTAGATGGGCAAGGTTATCTGACTACACCTGCCGGTCATTATGTATTGAACGAAAATAATGAACGGATCCAGCTTGATAGCGATCGGTTCACTGTAACGGAAAACGGTGTTATTTTGGAAGGAAATGTTCAAACGGCACGTATGGGCATCGGTTATTCAGATGATCCATCATCACAGCTCATGAAGGATGGGGAAGGCCTTTATAAGGCAGTGAATGATGGGGAATTACCTAACGCATACGCGGCTGCAGATATTGGTTTTTCTACTAAGCAAGGCTTTCTTGAAGGCTCCAATGTTGACCAATCGAGATCGATGACAGAAATGATGTCGGCATACCGCTCTTTTGAAGCGAGTCAGAAGGTTCTTCAAGCCTATGATAAAAGTTTGGATAAAGCGGTCAATGAAGTTGGCAGGCTTTAA
- a CDS encoding dipeptide ABC transporter ATP-binding protein — protein sequence MNQTLVKVENLKKHFPIKGGVLGKTIGEVKAVDGLSFSIYKGETLGLVGESGCGKSTTGRLLLRLLEPSEGNVYFEGKDLTALSSREMRKMRREMQMVFQDPFASLNPRHTIEKILEEPLIVHGVKDKKTRKARVQELLKVVGLSSYHAKRYPHQFSGGQRQRIGIARALAVNPKLIIADEPVSALDVSIQAQVLNLLQDLQEDFDLTYLFIAHDLGVVRHISDRVGVMYLGHIVELTESEGLYEDPLHPYTQALLSAVPIPDVEYKGDRVILQGDVPSPSNPPGGCPFHTRCPKAMVECKTEKPILHEHKPGHYVACHLYN from the coding sequence ATGAATCAAACATTGGTTAAGGTAGAAAACCTAAAGAAACATTTTCCAATTAAAGGAGGGGTTCTAGGAAAGACCATTGGAGAGGTCAAGGCAGTGGATGGTTTGTCTTTTTCCATTTATAAAGGGGAAACTTTAGGCCTTGTCGGAGAAAGCGGTTGCGGAAAGTCGACAACGGGAAGATTATTGCTTCGATTGCTTGAGCCGAGTGAGGGGAACGTTTATTTCGAAGGAAAAGACCTGACGGCTTTATCTTCCCGTGAAATGAGAAAGATGCGCCGTGAAATGCAGATGGTCTTCCAGGACCCATTCGCTTCCCTCAATCCCAGGCATACTATTGAAAAAATATTGGAAGAGCCGCTCATCGTCCATGGGGTTAAAGATAAAAAGACGCGAAAGGCCCGTGTACAGGAACTCCTTAAGGTTGTTGGCTTAAGCAGTTACCATGCTAAAAGGTATCCGCATCAATTCAGTGGTGGCCAGCGGCAGCGTATTGGCATTGCGAGGGCACTTGCCGTAAACCCCAAGCTGATCATCGCCGATGAGCCCGTATCTGCACTGGATGTTTCGATTCAGGCCCAGGTCTTGAATCTCCTGCAGGATTTGCAGGAAGATTTTGATTTGACCTACTTATTCATTGCCCATGATCTTGGAGTGGTAAGGCATATCTCCGACCGTGTCGGTGTGATGTATCTTGGACATATAGTTGAATTGACGGAAAGTGAGGGACTTTATGAAGATCCCCTTCACCCATATACCCAGGCTTTATTATCGGCCGTACCGATCCCGGATGTGGAATACAAGGGGGATAGGGTAATCCTGCAGGGAGATGTTCCAAGCCCATCAAACCCGCCTGGCGGCTGTCCATTCCATACGAGGTGTCCGAAAGCCATGGTAGAGTGCAAAACGGAAAAGCCAATCCTGCATGAACATAAACCTGGTCACTACGTTGCTTGTCATTTATACAATTGA
- a CDS encoding flagellar hook-basal body protein, with amino-acid sequence MNRTMMTATNTLNQLQSKINQISNNIANVDTTAYKKTQTSFNDLLTQSFNNQPSDTKEKGRLTTPGIRQGTGAKISQSQLVLSQGALKTTDRNLDAAITREDQFFTVSVQDDNGVNTRLTRDGSLYLSPNANDPDQMMLVTSAGHKVLDENGEPVLMEGNIKDIKISENGILIVDTEEYGESSFGLGIVSVKKPQFLDRLGGNLLGMPENFIALGVTEEDIMTELTGDSRNQAAVRQGTLESSNVDLSKEMTDLINVQRSYQFQSRAVTMADQMSGLVNGIR; translated from the coding sequence ATGAATCGGACCATGATGACAGCGACCAATACGCTGAACCAACTTCAAAGTAAAATCAATCAAATAAGTAATAATATCGCTAATGTGGACACGACTGCCTACAAAAAGACCCAAACGAGTTTCAATGACTTATTGACACAGAGTTTCAATAATCAACCGAGTGATACCAAGGAAAAAGGAAGGTTGACCACACCTGGCATTCGACAGGGAACAGGTGCTAAGATAAGCCAATCTCAATTGGTGCTTTCACAGGGAGCCTTAAAGACGACGGACCGTAATCTTGATGCTGCAATCACTAGGGAGGACCAATTCTTCACCGTAAGCGTTCAGGACGATAATGGGGTCAATACAAGGCTTACAAGGGATGGGTCCCTTTATTTATCTCCTAATGCCAATGATCCCGATCAAATGATGCTCGTTACCTCTGCGGGACATAAAGTCCTTGATGAAAATGGTGAACCGGTCCTCATGGAGGGAAATATTAAAGACATTAAGATTTCGGAAAATGGCATATTGATAGTGGATACGGAAGAATATGGCGAAAGTAGTTTTGGGCTAGGAATCGTCTCGGTAAAGAAACCACAATTTCTTGACCGGCTAGGGGGAAATTTACTTGGCATGCCCGAAAACTTCATTGCCTTGGGTGTTACTGAAGAAGATATCATGACTGAATTAACAGGGGATTCCCGCAACCAGGCAGCAGTCCGTCAAGGCACTCTGGAGTCCTCAAATGTCGATCTTTCCAAAGAAATGACGGATCTAATCAATGTTCAGCGGTCTTACCAATTTCAATCCCGGGCAGTAACGATGGCTGATCAAATGAGCGGATTAGTCAATGGAATCCGTTAA
- the ssb gene encoding single-stranded DNA-binding protein: MINQVTLVGRLTKDPELRYTPDGKAVSNITLAVNRNFRNTVGDYEADFVQCIIWKKSAENTAQYCKKGAIIGITGRIQTRRYENQEGKYVYVTEVVAERVQFIGSKQKDVKPKEIEHIGL; encoded by the coding sequence ATGATTAACCAAGTTACCCTCGTCGGCAGGCTTACGAAGGATCCCGAATTAAGATACACACCCGACGGCAAGGCTGTTTCCAATATCACATTAGCAGTCAACCGGAACTTCCGTAATACTGTTGGTGACTATGAGGCGGACTTCGTACAGTGTATCATATGGAAAAAGTCGGCTGAAAATACTGCTCAGTATTGTAAAAAAGGTGCCATAATCGGCATAACTGGCAGAATACAAACAAGGAGATATGAAAATCAGGAGGGTAAATATGTATATGTAACTGAAGTAGTCGCCGAGAGGGTTCAATTCATTGGGTCTAAACAAAAAGATGTTAAGCCCAAGGAGATTGAACATATTGGTTTATAG
- a CDS encoding peptidoglycan DD-metalloendopeptidase family protein has product MREEEKKPTSTIRRILKQRWALSAIYIASAAIILAAAFLLQNSFDDSAKDGKEESAETGKNYGQPSVEVNSNLETIKMPVADADKSVIKKQFYDVNADEKAQEEALVFYNNRYEQNKGIDIAMEDGKSFDVKASLSGNVTKVQDDALLGNLVEVQHEDGVVTRYQSVKDIKVAVGDKVKQGQAIATAGKSQINEEAGVHVHFEIRKDNIALNPLDFVDKQASAIQSATEAEGSELNDSTDKEETPAVEGSETDKEETPAVEESETGTDETPAVDETDESTDLESGTDEEGSVPEKDATEESDSLKDSLNQSN; this is encoded by the coding sequence ATGAGAGAGGAAGAAAAGAAACCAACTTCCACAATCCGACGTATACTAAAACAACGTTGGGCATTATCAGCAATCTATATCGCAAGTGCAGCCATAATCTTAGCCGCGGCCTTCTTATTACAAAATAGTTTTGATGATTCAGCTAAAGATGGCAAAGAGGAATCAGCTGAAACAGGAAAAAACTATGGTCAGCCTTCTGTCGAGGTTAATAGTAATCTTGAGACAATCAAGATGCCTGTAGCCGATGCAGACAAATCGGTTATCAAGAAACAGTTTTATGATGTGAATGCGGATGAAAAGGCACAAGAAGAAGCATTGGTTTTCTACAACAATAGATATGAGCAAAACAAAGGTATAGACATTGCAATGGAAGATGGAAAATCTTTCGATGTAAAAGCTTCCTTAAGTGGAAATGTAACGAAAGTTCAAGACGACGCGTTACTTGGAAATTTAGTTGAAGTACAGCATGAAGATGGTGTCGTCACTCGTTATCAATCTGTTAAAGACATTAAGGTTGCAGTCGGTGACAAAGTGAAACAAGGACAAGCAATTGCTACAGCTGGAAAAAGCCAAATCAACGAAGAAGCTGGCGTGCATGTCCACTTCGAAATCAGAAAAGATAACATTGCGTTAAATCCACTTGATTTTGTTGATAAACAAGCTTCTGCCATTCAATCGGCAACTGAAGCAGAAGGCAGCGAACTTAACGATTCAACTGATAAAGAAGAAACACCTGCAGTCGAAGGATCTGAAACTGATAAAGAAGAAACACCTGCAGTCGAAGAATCTGAAACTGGCACGGATGAAACGCCTGCCGTTGACGAAACTGACGAGAGCACTGATTTAGAGAGTGGCACTGATGAGGAAGGCTCTGTCCCAGAGAAAGATGCAACTGAGGAAAGTGACTCCTTAAAAGATTCGTTAAATCAATCTAATTAA
- a CDS encoding DNA-directed RNA polymerase subunit beta: MEQNRVMRQQIEEEIKEVETKPNRRIKVRLLPIWLRLLIVIGLIFIAVLSGALLGYSVIGGGHAMDVFQKSTWTHIIDIVNKGA, from the coding sequence ATGGAACAAAATCGTGTAATGAGACAACAAATTGAAGAAGAGATAAAGGAAGTTGAGACGAAACCGAATCGTAGAATCAAGGTCCGGCTTTTGCCAATTTGGCTTCGTTTACTCATTGTTATCGGATTGATTTTCATTGCTGTATTATCCGGGGCACTATTGGGATACAGTGTGATCGGTGGAGGACATGCAATGGATGTTTTCCAAAAATCCACATGGACCCATATTATTGATATAGTGAACAAGGGCGCGTAG
- the spoIIID gene encoding sporulation transcriptional regulator SpoIIID — MHDYIKERTIKIGKYIVETRKTVRVIAKEFGVSKSTVHKDLTERLPEINPDLANEVKDILDYHKSIRHLRGGEATKLKYKRSEREEEIVK; from the coding sequence GTGCACGATTACATCAAAGAAAGAACTATCAAGATAGGAAAGTATATCGTGGAAACTAGAAAAACAGTCCGCGTCATTGCAAAAGAGTTCGGAGTCTCTAAAAGCACAGTGCATAAAGACTTAACAGAGAGGCTGCCAGAAATAAATCCTGATTTGGCTAACGAAGTGAAGGATATATTGGATTATCATAAATCCATCCGTCACCTAAGAGGTGGAGAAGCGACAAAATTAAAATATAAACGATCTGAAAGAGAAGAAGAAATCGTTAAATAA
- a CDS encoding ABC transporter permease, producing the protein MFSYTVRRLGSLIPVLLGMAFIVFMMIRAIPGNPAQVILGQQATEEAVAAMTKELGLDKPWFIQFWDYLSGLLKGDLGVSLKTNSPVSEEIGPYLMATIELALIAMIIAVVIGVNAGIISAWFQNSWFDYVAMVIALIGLSMPIFWLGLMEQYIISIQWDLLPTTGRDNIRDPVEAITGLYLIDTLIAGRVDQFFEVIKHLILPGIALATIPMAIIARMTRSSMLEVMRSDFIRTARAKGMRMFWVVYKHSFKNALIPVVTVIGLQTGLLLGGAILTENIFGWPGIGTYIYDAILSRDYPVIQSGILVIAFLFVMINLVVDLLYAAIDPRIKYK; encoded by the coding sequence TTGTTTTCCTATACCGTACGACGTTTAGGATCTCTCATTCCAGTGTTACTCGGAATGGCATTTATTGTATTCATGATGATTCGGGCGATTCCTGGAAATCCAGCACAGGTGATTCTAGGGCAGCAAGCAACAGAAGAGGCAGTCGCTGCAATGACAAAGGAACTTGGTTTGGATAAACCTTGGTTCATTCAATTTTGGGATTACTTATCAGGCCTGTTAAAGGGTGACCTGGGTGTATCGTTAAAAACGAATAGTCCGGTTTCTGAAGAAATTGGGCCATACCTCATGGCCACGATAGAACTGGCATTGATCGCCATGATCATTGCAGTAGTCATAGGTGTGAATGCAGGGATAATATCAGCTTGGTTCCAAAACTCATGGTTTGATTATGTAGCAATGGTTATTGCGTTGATTGGTTTGTCCATGCCTATATTCTGGCTGGGATTAATGGAGCAATACATCATTTCAATACAATGGGATTTACTACCGACGACAGGGCGGGACAATATCAGGGATCCTGTTGAGGCCATAACCGGTCTGTATTTGATAGATACACTCATTGCTGGCAGAGTGGATCAGTTTTTCGAAGTGATCAAACATCTCATTTTGCCGGGAATTGCGCTTGCGACCATTCCAATGGCCATTATTGCAAGGATGACACGTTCGTCCATGCTGGAAGTTATGAGATCGGATTTCATTCGTACGGCTCGTGCCAAGGGAATGAGAATGTTTTGGGTTGTTTACAAGCATTCCTTTAAGAATGCCTTAATTCCAGTGGTTACAGTTATCGGCCTTCAGACAGGATTACTTTTAGGCGGCGCCATATTAACGGAAAACATTTTTGGGTGGCCGGGTATCGGTACATATATTTATGATGCAATACTATCTCGGGACTATCCGGTCATACAGTCCGGAATTCTCGTCATCGCCTTTCTGTTCGTCATGATTAATCTAGTTGTGGACTTGTTGTATGCAGCAATCGATCCTAGGATTAAGTATAAATAG
- a CDS encoding YwpF family protein codes for MKSFKLISLQIVTENLNLIDIALTDGLIINKENDARSWLLEAFVEENHFKELEPSLPNIDGEVYIQAVITKKDNEPALFHTALRTIRKVGNHYSLLFVGHIQKTRSKYAELLLEDLVQKGLAGDELIKEFKQKIRSKPKLATNK; via the coding sequence ATGAAATCATTTAAATTGATCTCGTTGCAAATTGTTACTGAGAATTTAAACTTGATTGATATTGCATTAACAGATGGACTGATTATAAATAAAGAAAACGACGCTAGATCATGGTTACTTGAGGCCTTTGTAGAAGAAAATCATTTCAAAGAGCTTGAACCCTCACTTCCAAATATAGACGGAGAGGTATATATCCAAGCCGTCATTACCAAAAAGGACAATGAACCGGCCCTGTTTCACACTGCTTTACGCACAATAAGAAAAGTAGGTAACCATTATAGCCTCTTATTCGTTGGTCACATCCAAAAAACGCGGAGCAAATATGCAGAACTCCTTCTAGAAGATTTGGTCCAAAAGGGTCTTGCCGGCGATGAATTAATAAAAGAGTTCAAGCAAAAAATCCGCTCAAAGCCTAAATTGGCAACAAATAAATAA
- a CDS encoding ABC transporter substrate-binding protein: protein MKKTLALLLTGILALSLALAGCSSSTSKEKDDGKGGSSDAKGGVLIYGKGGDAVGLDPAIVTDGESFIVTQQIFETLVKYGEDDTEINQGLAESWEVSDDAKTYTFKLKTGIKFHDGTDFNADAVVKNFQRWAQSKDEGKFAYYASMFGGFEGDEGHVIKEVKAIDESTVEFTLNRPQAPFLKNLAMPTFAIASPTGFEKEGDSFTKNPSGTGPFKFKSWKPGDTIEVVKNDDYWQDGLPKLDGITFKVIKDNSARLNAAIKGEIDLMDGLNPSDISKVTGDDKLQIFERASMNVGYFAFNVEKAPFDKKEVRQAISHLINKKEIIDNFYEGTAEPAKNPMPPSVSGYNDKVEDYDYDVEKAKELLKQAGLEDGFKMDLWAMPVPRPYMPDGQKVAEAIQASLKQVGIEANIVSYEWAAYLEKVQAGEAQSFMMGWTGDNGDADNFLYTLLDKDNIGSNNYARYANDEVHELLIEAQSTADEAKRNELYGKAQEIIHDEAPWVPLVHSLPQLAGSKTVKGFVPHPTGSQSLVNVSLEN, encoded by the coding sequence ATGAAGAAAACATTAGCTTTATTGTTGACTGGTATCCTGGCTCTTTCACTAGCGCTTGCGGGATGCTCCTCGTCTACATCAAAAGAGAAAGATGATGGTAAAGGGGGATCGAGTGATGCAAAAGGCGGCGTATTGATTTACGGTAAAGGCGGAGATGCGGTCGGTCTTGACCCAGCTATCGTAACCGATGGAGAATCATTCATCGTCACACAGCAGATTTTTGAAACGCTTGTGAAATATGGGGAAGATGATACGGAAATTAATCAGGGTCTTGCAGAATCATGGGAAGTGTCCGATGACGCAAAAACATACACATTCAAATTGAAAACCGGCATCAAGTTCCATGATGGTACTGATTTCAATGCAGATGCGGTCGTAAAAAACTTTCAACGCTGGGCGCAAAGTAAGGATGAAGGTAAATTTGCTTACTATGCTTCCATGTTCGGAGGATTTGAAGGTGATGAGGGCCATGTGATCAAAGAAGTAAAAGCTATCGATGAAAGCACGGTGGAATTCACTTTGAACCGTCCGCAGGCTCCATTCCTGAAAAACCTTGCCATGCCTACATTTGCAATAGCCAGTCCGACTGGATTTGAAAAAGAGGGAGACAGCTTCACCAAGAATCCATCTGGTACAGGTCCTTTCAAATTCAAATCATGGAAACCTGGCGATACGATTGAAGTGGTGAAAAACGATGACTATTGGCAAGATGGACTGCCAAAACTTGATGGAATCACGTTTAAGGTCATTAAAGATAACTCTGCGCGTTTAAATGCTGCAATCAAGGGTGAAATCGACCTGATGGACGGGTTGAACCCAAGTGATATCAGTAAGGTTACAGGAGATGACAAACTGCAAATATTCGAACGTGCATCCATGAACGTCGGGTACTTTGCTTTCAATGTTGAGAAAGCACCATTCGACAAGAAAGAAGTACGTCAAGCAATCTCGCATTTGATCAACAAAAAGGAAATCATTGATAATTTTTATGAAGGCACTGCAGAGCCTGCCAAGAATCCTATGCCGCCATCCGTTTCTGGCTACAATGACAAAGTCGAAGACTATGATTACGATGTAGAAAAAGCGAAAGAACTGCTTAAACAAGCTGGACTTGAAGACGGGTTTAAAATGGACCTTTGGGCAATGCCGGTACCGCGCCCATATATGCCAGATGGTCAAAAAGTGGCTGAAGCCATTCAAGCAAGCCTAAAACAAGTCGGCATCGAAGCTAATATCGTTTCGTACGAATGGGCTGCATATTTAGAGAAAGTGCAGGCTGGTGAAGCTCAATCCTTCATGATGGGCTGGACAGGCGATAATGGAGATGCGGATAACTTCCTTTATACATTATTGGATAAAGATAATATCGGCTCCAACAACTATGCCCGTTATGCAAACGATGAAGTTCATGAGCTACTGATTGAAGCCCAGTCCACGGCAGATGAAGCCAAGCGTAATGAGTTATATGGAAAAGCTCAGGAAATCATCCATGATGAAGCTCCATGGGTTCCACTTGTCCACTCTTTACCGCAGCTAGCCGGATCTAAGACAGTCAAAGGGTTTGTTCCACATCCAACTGGTTCTCAATCCCTTGTGAATGTTTCTCTAGAAAATTAA